A portion of the Hymenobacter gelipurpurascens genome contains these proteins:
- a CDS encoding putative sensor domain DACNV-containing protein — protein sequence MLSEPSYLAARVVAPMIETHFARHRAAAQPSEVARLAPPPQGQWVETIIDVAFWASLRREEGYSPKISLALLPPDQATQPVVFAHPRRLIPYNLLKLAPAVAQPGIHLGVWFDDDGLYVWGTAIGIPPLCFVLEVIEPGLLVVKHRRTDGFGKFVNVAILRGDQLQLVDADNAAVADCPALDAFLPGGFGEEADEHDTVLLELASAMRAHGRGGLVLVVPAQSEEWKASIVQPMTYPITPAYRGIVEAQEQDQSERKWQDRLLRNIGIVGGFTAVDGATVITREYHLLAFGAKVSRADGSAPVDKMVLTEPVVGSSMQHLHPAQNGGTRHLAAAQFVHDQRNALALVASQDGYFTVFAWSASLQMVHAHRIDVLLL from the coding sequence ATGCTTTCAGAACCCTCGTACCTGGCCGCCCGCGTGGTAGCCCCTATGATTGAAACGCATTTTGCCCGGCACCGGGCGGCCGCTCAGCCCAGTGAGGTGGCCCGGCTGGCCCCACCGCCGCAGGGGCAATGGGTAGAAACCATCATTGATGTGGCGTTCTGGGCCAGTCTGCGCCGGGAAGAAGGCTACTCGCCCAAAATCTCGCTGGCCCTGCTGCCGCCAGACCAAGCCACGCAGCCCGTAGTATTTGCCCATCCGCGCCGCCTGATTCCTTATAACCTGCTCAAACTGGCGCCGGCCGTAGCGCAGCCGGGCATTCATCTGGGCGTGTGGTTTGATGACGATGGGCTGTACGTGTGGGGCACCGCCATCGGTATTCCACCGCTGTGCTTTGTGCTGGAAGTAATAGAGCCGGGCCTGCTGGTAGTGAAGCACCGCCGCACCGATGGCTTCGGCAAATTTGTGAACGTGGCCATCCTGCGCGGCGACCAGTTGCAGCTCGTAGATGCCGACAACGCCGCCGTGGCCGATTGCCCGGCCCTGGATGCGTTTCTGCCCGGTGGGTTTGGGGAGGAGGCCGATGAGCATGATACAGTGCTTCTGGAACTGGCCTCGGCCATGCGGGCTCATGGCCGCGGGGGCCTAGTGCTGGTGGTTCCGGCTCAGTCAGAAGAATGGAAAGCCTCCATTGTGCAGCCCATGACTTACCCTATTACTCCTGCCTATCGGGGCATTGTGGAGGCACAGGAGCAAGACCAGTCGGAGCGGAAGTGGCAGGACCGGCTGCTGCGCAACATTGGCATCGTGGGCGGCTTCACGGCTGTTGATGGGGCCACGGTCATCACGCGGGAATACCACCTGCTGGCATTTGGGGCCAAGGTATCGCGCGCGGACGGCAGCGCCCCCGTAGATAAAATGGTTCTGACGGAGCCCGTGGTGGGGAGCAGCATGCAGCATCTGCACCCGGCCCAGAACGGCGGCACGCGCCACCTCGCCGCCGCTCAGTTCGTGCACGACCAGCGCAATGCCCTGGCCCTGGTGGCCTCCCAGGATGGCTACTTCACCGTTTTCGCCTGGTCGGCCTCGCTCCAGATGGTGCATGCCCACCGCATTGATGTGCTGCTACTGTAG
- a CDS encoding cold-shock protein, with protein MGKSQATFGKKENEKKRLKKRMDKEEKKEERQANAKKGQALEEMLAYVDENGNISSTPPDPKKKKEIKTEDIRIGAMKQEDMEQEDPIRKGTVTFFNDSKGYGFIKDSETQQSIFVHANGLSGITIKENDKVTFEVEMGPKGPSAFGVKLQA; from the coding sequence ATGGGTAAATCGCAAGCCACCTTCGGCAAAAAGGAAAACGAAAAGAAGCGCTTGAAAAAGCGCATGGACAAGGAGGAGAAGAAAGAAGAGCGCCAGGCCAACGCCAAAAAGGGCCAGGCTCTGGAAGAAATGCTGGCCTACGTAGACGAGAACGGCAACATTTCCTCTACTCCTCCGGATCCCAAGAAAAAGAAGGAAATCAAAACCGAGGACATCCGCATCGGCGCGATGAAGCAGGAGGATATGGAGCAGGAAGACCCGATCCGCAAAGGCACGGTTACGTTCTTCAACGACTCCAAAGGCTACGGTTTCATCAAGGACTCCGAGACGCAGCAGAGCATTTTCGTGCACGCGAACGGCTTGAGCGGCATTACTATCAAGGAGAACGACAAAGTGACGTTCGAGGTAGAAATGGGTCCTAAAGGTCCTAGCGCTTTCGGCGTGAAGCTCCAAGCGTAA
- a CDS encoding erythromycin esterase family protein codes for MKTSLRSLLASALLSTASVAALGQSAATPTAPVAAATDTARISLNPSLINAVSVQSFEEFRATVQPLVKQMAGKKVVAMGEGTHGTAEFYKLRFWLTRILMEEYGFSQVALENDYTDTYLLNEGLRQPKAAVESLMKAHLYSIWQNQETAELLTWMQTHNRTHRRQVQVRGIDFGYVLPEARELSALAARYPKSGLQELTATLTKHAALQDSIWDNLNKKDFKFPRKRWLAGGLEGYYTAEKIQQTLTTARLPRKQRELAEGFALDAKVAFDVFYQFTVKKRNSSRDSLMAEMTNFMVRGKNEKVIVWAHDAHVSRKIAMADDPGNGGGTGAFLERMLPGQYFVLGTSTATGTFAATTDKRITRTSPMASYPLESPLVGSWEAFLSEVSAPVFYLSTKQLSTQNLKRPLRFVGYMPSSGKDDYSNFKLTEAFDALLFVRQTTAATPLR; via the coding sequence ATGAAAACTTCGCTTCGCTCCCTGCTCGCTTCGGCCCTGCTCTCTACCGCTTCCGTGGCGGCCCTAGGCCAGTCGGCGGCTACACCCACTGCACCCGTTGCCGCTGCTACCGATACGGCCCGCATCTCCCTCAATCCTAGCCTCATCAACGCCGTGAGTGTGCAGAGCTTCGAAGAGTTCCGGGCCACGGTTCAGCCCCTGGTGAAACAGATGGCTGGCAAGAAAGTAGTGGCTATGGGCGAAGGCACCCACGGTACCGCCGAGTTCTATAAGCTGCGCTTCTGGCTGACGCGCATCCTGATGGAGGAATATGGCTTTTCGCAGGTGGCTCTCGAGAATGACTACACCGACACCTATCTGCTCAACGAGGGCCTGCGCCAGCCCAAGGCCGCCGTGGAATCCCTCATGAAGGCCCACCTGTACAGCATTTGGCAAAACCAGGAAACCGCCGAGCTGCTCACCTGGATGCAAACCCACAACCGCACGCACCGCCGCCAGGTGCAGGTACGCGGCATCGATTTCGGCTACGTACTGCCCGAAGCCCGGGAGCTAAGTGCGCTGGCCGCCCGCTACCCTAAGAGTGGCCTACAGGAGCTAACCGCTACGCTTACCAAGCATGCGGCCTTGCAAGACTCTATCTGGGATAACCTGAACAAGAAAGACTTCAAATTTCCACGGAAGCGCTGGCTTGCCGGTGGCCTGGAGGGCTACTACACCGCCGAGAAAATCCAGCAGACCTTAACCACTGCCCGCCTGCCCCGCAAGCAGCGGGAACTGGCCGAAGGCTTTGCGCTTGATGCGAAGGTGGCCTTCGATGTGTTCTACCAATTCACGGTGAAAAAGCGCAACAGCTCCCGCGACAGCCTGATGGCTGAAATGACCAACTTCATGGTGCGGGGCAAAAACGAGAAGGTGATTGTGTGGGCTCACGATGCTCACGTTTCTCGCAAGATTGCCATGGCCGATGATCCTGGCAACGGCGGTGGCACGGGTGCCTTTCTGGAGCGCATGTTGCCCGGGCAGTACTTTGTGCTGGGCACCAGCACCGCTACCGGCACCTTCGCCGCTACCACCGATAAACGCATCACCCGCACCAGCCCCATGGCCAGCTACCCCCTTGAGTCGCCGCTGGTGGGCTCCTGGGAGGCTTTTTTGAGCGAGGTAAGCGCGCCCGTGTTCTACCTCAGCACCAAGCAGCTAAGCACGCAAAACCTGAAGCGTCCCCTGCGTTTCGTGGGCTATATGCCTTCCAGCGGCAAAGACGATTACTCCAACTTCAAGCTCACGGAAGCCTTCGATGCCCTACTGTTTGTGCGCCAGACTACGGCCGCCACGCCCCTGCGGTGA
- a CDS encoding sensor histidine kinase: MPTTATDRPSRFPLFFEFLIWGLYVGLYKYAYYLELAPKLPRPVLDVFPYPQLFLFALVATLYVVPYYRWLLPVLLRQRRYAVLVGVSLVYLWWGIKLNTGLAALLFSPLAAPPSLTAFYQQYALHGAGQFFSMANPQLGLLLTDLLAFSCVAFVRSAFEQEYRRRHLEKDHLALQLEQLKSQLQPHFLFNTLNSIYGLSLAGSPETPRFILLLSELMRYVLYDSGKEYISLPEEVTFLENYFEMEQRKYAGASIRFRTEGNATGLQVPPLLLLPLVENSFKHGRHHFSDAASVEATLTASPGHLHFLIENDMLPEAPAASPRRSGGIGLQNIRQRLNLYYPNAHNLQLSEHNGRYRAELTLQV; this comes from the coding sequence ATGCCCACCACTGCCACCGACCGGCCTAGCCGTTTCCCTCTCTTCTTCGAGTTTCTGATCTGGGGCTTGTATGTAGGCCTGTATAAGTATGCGTATTACCTGGAGCTGGCACCCAAGCTGCCCCGGCCGGTACTGGATGTATTCCCGTATCCGCAGCTTTTCCTGTTTGCGCTGGTGGCCACGCTGTATGTGGTGCCGTACTACCGCTGGCTGCTGCCTGTGTTGCTGCGCCAGCGGCGCTATGCCGTGCTGGTGGGCGTTTCGTTGGTGTATTTGTGGTGGGGTATCAAGCTGAACACTGGCCTAGCGGCTCTGCTGTTTAGCCCACTGGCCGCGCCTCCTTCGCTCACGGCCTTTTACCAGCAGTATGCGCTACATGGGGCCGGACAGTTCTTCAGCATGGCTAATCCGCAGCTAGGCCTGTTGCTGACTGATTTGCTGGCCTTTAGCTGCGTGGCCTTCGTACGCTCCGCCTTCGAGCAAGAGTACCGCCGCCGCCACCTGGAGAAAGACCACCTGGCCCTGCAGCTGGAGCAGCTCAAGAGCCAGCTGCAACCCCACTTTCTGTTCAACACGCTCAACAGCATCTACGGCCTAAGCCTGGCGGGCTCGCCGGAAACGCCGCGTTTTATTCTACTACTCTCAGAGCTGATGCGCTACGTGCTTTACGACAGCGGCAAGGAGTACATCAGTCTGCCCGAGGAGGTTACGTTTCTGGAAAATTACTTCGAGATGGAACAGCGCAAATATGCCGGCGCCAGCATCCGGTTCCGCACTGAGGGCAACGCCACTGGCCTACAGGTGCCGCCCCTGCTGCTGCTGCCGCTGGTAGAAAACAGCTTTAAGCATGGCCGCCACCATTTCTCGGATGCCGCCAGCGTAGAAGCAACCCTCACGGCCTCGCCCGGCCACCTGCACTTCCTCATCGAAAACGACATGCTGCCCGAAGCCCCGGCGGCCAGTCCCCGCCGGAGCGGCGGCATCGGCCTCCAGAACATCCGGCAGCGCCTGAATCTGTATTACCCCAACGCCCACAATCTGCAACTCTCTGAGCACAACGGCCGCTACCGCGCCGAGCTGACACTGCAGGTGTAA
- a CDS encoding LytR/AlgR family response regulator transcription factor yields the protein MTTTPAPVRCLIVDDEPLAHQVLTQFIGQTPGLILTGKCRNAIEAHEHLQQHPVDLLFLDIEMPLVSGLHFLKSLQNPPKTVLTTAYREYAYEGYELDVLDYLLKPFSYERFMKAISRLPAVQPIPAADAAEERYLLVKERQGLLKVPHRDIVYVEGCKDYVKLITATKTYLLHQTMKEMVETLGPSYLRVHRSFIVGTAHIKLLQPENVVLTDNTFIPIGNSYKPEVQTFFRK from the coding sequence ATGACTACTACTCCTGCCCCCGTTCGCTGCCTGATTGTGGACGATGAGCCGCTGGCCCACCAAGTGCTCACGCAGTTCATTGGCCAGACGCCGGGGCTGATACTCACGGGCAAGTGTCGCAACGCTATTGAGGCGCACGAGCACCTACAGCAGCACCCCGTAGATTTGCTCTTTCTGGATATTGAGATGCCGCTGGTGAGTGGCCTACACTTTCTGAAAAGCCTGCAGAACCCGCCCAAAACCGTATTGACAACGGCCTATCGCGAGTATGCCTACGAGGGCTACGAGCTGGACGTACTGGACTATCTGCTCAAGCCCTTCAGCTACGAGCGGTTCATGAAGGCCATTTCGCGCTTGCCGGCCGTGCAACCTATTCCGGCCGCCGATGCCGCAGAGGAACGGTACCTGCTGGTGAAAGAGCGGCAAGGGCTGCTGAAAGTGCCACACCGGGATATTGTGTACGTGGAGGGCTGCAAGGATTACGTGAAGCTCATTACGGCCACCAAAACCTACCTACTGCACCAGACGATGAAGGAGATGGTGGAAACCCTGGGCCCCAGCTACCTGCGTGTGCACCGCTCTTTCATTGTGGGCACGGCTCACATCAAGCTGCTCCAACCCGAAAACGTGGTCCTGACGGATAACACCTTCATTCCTATCGGCAACTCCTATAAGCCTGAGGTGCAGACATTTTTCAGGAAGTAG
- a CDS encoding porin family protein: MKYLVLLSAGMLLAGSAHAQLGLKAGLNTSLLSTSSSNQERNASADGRLGYQVGVYYVHKLTEHLSVVPEVAYSRQNMQLKLDDHSIADGGYGADYRLNRSYVNVPIMLRATFGKLYLEAGPQAGMLLSAHEKGTVYGSTIVGGYQQDIDRAASDRYRRIDVSLTGGLGLQLPAGFGIGLRASTGLVAFNREDQPYRGDLKNQVLQASLSYQLKP; encoded by the coding sequence ATGAAATACCTTGTACTACTTTCAGCCGGGATGTTGCTGGCTGGTAGCGCGCACGCGCAGTTGGGCCTGAAAGCAGGGCTCAACACCTCACTGCTTTCTACCTCCTCCAGCAACCAGGAGCGCAACGCCAGCGCCGATGGGCGGCTGGGCTACCAAGTGGGCGTGTATTATGTACACAAGCTGACGGAGCACCTCTCGGTGGTACCGGAAGTGGCCTACAGCCGCCAGAATATGCAGCTAAAGCTCGACGACCACAGCATAGCCGATGGCGGCTACGGTGCCGATTATCGTCTGAACCGCTCCTATGTAAATGTGCCCATCATGCTGCGCGCCACCTTCGGGAAGTTGTATCTGGAAGCAGGGCCCCAGGCCGGCATGCTGCTAAGTGCCCACGAAAAAGGCACCGTATATGGCAGCACCATTGTAGGAGGCTACCAACAGGATATTGACCGCGCCGCCTCCGATAGGTACCGCCGAATTGATGTGAGCCTGACCGGTGGGCTGGGCCTGCAGCTGCCCGCCGGCTTCGGGATAGGCCTACGCGCTTCTACGGGTCTGGTGGCCTTCAACCGGGAAGACCAGCCCTACCGCGGCGACCTGAAAAACCAGGTGCTGCAGGCTTCGCTCAGCTATCAGCTTAAGCCCTAG
- a CDS encoding vWA domain-containing protein translates to MFSISFRAFLCGFIFLLTTSVTNAQTTPSDAELNTFYDQLNAYRTARYQPLPDLEALQLPSTFSGADLKALHLQERHIVRVDLVYTAFRLNPTFNQRQLNLSRIRNLASGLPGLLQDESVTWTLVEQTGCNSPTECQPFFHGFVVYVARHATAATSRADLDSLTRKLRILEKKRPKAAKKALGKKVACNLPASRFSNRQMARSLRRLYHCPQRDAQVVKFELAVAADGTIQTVKVLPSARPLCIAELEEAIRKSVAFHSGFLVAGKVFPFSAKGAIRLPIGPLQLLGEADMGFTNFTLPDSAARLYRVFLKHKNKQHKNDYCEARITKSGELLAASDTAAVELPLPPDANVVTRVMQRHPEWSKEVVVTDVTGSMFPYTYDLLAWLQLSALEDEKTFVFFNDGNDQPDKDKRVGKTGGLFQVRTDSYEAIKNKLIETMKAGGGGDAPENDAEALLYAQQLTGPNSTPTDLILLADNYTFPRDAKLLKNTTAHVRIILCGVRDYINPRYLALARKHGFSLHTIEGDIEDLSKLLEGETITIQGQQYQVTKDGFMLVQKT, encoded by the coding sequence ATGTTTTCTATTTCCTTCCGGGCTTTTCTCTGTGGATTTATTTTCCTGCTCACCACCAGCGTCACCAACGCCCAAACCACACCATCTGACGCGGAGCTAAACACCTTCTACGACCAGCTCAACGCCTACCGCACCGCCCGCTACCAGCCCCTCCCCGACCTGGAGGCGCTGCAGCTGCCCTCCACCTTCTCGGGCGCCGACCTTAAGGCCCTGCACCTGCAGGAGCGCCACATTGTGCGGGTTGATTTGGTGTACACGGCCTTCCGCCTGAACCCTACCTTTAATCAGCGTCAGCTAAACCTCAGCCGCATCCGCAACCTGGCGAGTGGCCTACCGGGGCTGCTGCAAGATGAGTCTGTGACCTGGACGCTGGTGGAGCAAACCGGCTGCAACAGCCCCACCGAGTGCCAGCCGTTTTTCCATGGGTTTGTGGTGTACGTGGCCCGACACGCCACCGCCGCCACCAGCCGCGCCGACCTCGACAGCCTCACGCGCAAGCTGCGAATCCTGGAAAAGAAGCGCCCTAAAGCCGCCAAGAAAGCCCTCGGCAAAAAGGTGGCCTGCAACCTGCCCGCCAGCCGCTTCAGCAACCGCCAGATGGCCCGCAGCCTGCGCCGACTCTACCACTGCCCCCAGCGCGACGCCCAGGTGGTGAAGTTTGAGCTGGCAGTAGCCGCCGATGGCACCATTCAGACGGTGAAGGTGCTGCCCTCCGCTAGGCCACTATGCATCGCTGAGCTGGAAGAAGCCATCCGGAAAAGCGTGGCGTTCCACTCTGGTTTCCTGGTGGCGGGGAAGGTGTTTCCCTTCAGTGCTAAAGGCGCTATTCGGTTGCCCATCGGGCCCTTGCAGCTGCTGGGTGAAGCCGACATGGGCTTCACCAACTTCACCCTCCCCGACTCGGCGGCCCGGCTGTACCGGGTGTTCCTGAAACACAAGAACAAGCAGCACAAAAACGACTACTGCGAAGCGCGCATCACGAAATCCGGCGAGCTACTGGCCGCTTCCGATACCGCCGCCGTAGAGCTGCCTCTGCCGCCCGATGCCAACGTGGTAACCCGCGTGATGCAGCGCCACCCCGAGTGGAGCAAGGAAGTGGTAGTGACCGACGTCACCGGCAGCATGTTCCCCTACACCTACGACCTGCTGGCCTGGCTGCAGCTCAGCGCCCTCGAAGACGAGAAAACCTTCGTGTTCTTTAACGACGGCAACGACCAGCCCGACAAAGACAAGCGCGTAGGCAAAACCGGCGGCCTCTTCCAGGTGCGCACCGACAGCTACGAGGCCATCAAAAACAAGCTCATCGAAACGATGAAGGCCGGCGGGGGCGGCGACGCGCCCGAAAACGACGCTGAAGCCCTGCTCTACGCCCAGCAGCTCACCGGCCCCAACTCCACCCCCACGGACCTCATCCTGCTTGCCGACAACTACACCTTCCCCCGCGACGCCAAGCTCCTCAAAAACACCACAGCCCACGTCCGCATCATCCTGTGCGGGGTGCGCGACTACATCAACCCGCGCTACCTCGCCTTGGCCCGCAAGCACGGCTTCTCCCTTCACACCATCGAGGGCGACATTGAGGACCTGAGCAAACTACTGGAAGGCGAAACCATCACCATCCAGGGCCAACAGTACCAAGTGACGAAGGATGGGTTTATGCTGGTGCAGAAGACGTAG
- a CDS encoding TlpA family protein disulfide reductase, translating to MKGSIGPNFKVQTYTGDSIITAPMQNKAVVLFFWLATLDDAPAVFKKSDLASFAAMNALCRKYNQSVNFIGFPFNDSSTVRRHLQAHPLNFPQVYDDKITSDKHIELTQNGTPCVIFVNTQGRVVKISSGNPTSASLIIETYSPIIQACIDNKPYSK from the coding sequence ATGAAGGGCTCTATCGGCCCTAACTTTAAGGTACAAACGTATACTGGCGATAGTATTATCACAGCACCGATGCAGAATAAGGCGGTGGTTCTATTCTTCTGGTTAGCAACGCTTGATGATGCTCCCGCTGTCTTTAAAAAGTCTGATTTAGCTTCATTTGCGGCCATGAATGCGCTTTGCCGGAAATATAATCAGAGTGTCAATTTTATTGGTTTTCCTTTTAATGACTCTTCAACAGTAAGACGCCATTTGCAAGCACACCCTCTGAATTTCCCTCAAGTTTATGACGATAAAATAACCAGTGATAAACATATAGAATTAACTCAGAATGGAACTCCTTGTGTCATTTTTGTGAATACTCAGGGAAGAGTTGTTAAAATAAGCTCAGGTAATCCCACAAGTGCGAGTCTGATCATAGAAACGTACTCACCTATAATTCAAGCTTGCATAGATAACAAACCTTACAGCAAATAG
- the lpdA gene encoding dihydrolipoyl dehydrogenase, producing MNQYDVTVIGSGPGGYVAAIRCAQLGLKTALIEKYDTLGGTCLNVGCIPSKALLDSTEHFHNAGHTFKEHGIELSDLQINMNQLIDRKNGVVKANTDGIQFLMKKNKIDVIKGVGSFVDKNHIKIQPTAGGEEQQIETKNVIIATGSKPTVLPFIKQDKQRIITSTEALNIREVPKHMIVIGGGVIGLEMASVYARLGAKVSVVEFMDSLIPTMDRALGKELKRILGKIGIEFFLSHKVTGATREGDAVTVTATNPKGEEVKFEGDYCLVAVGRVPYTAGLNLEAAGVEMEERGRIKVDEHLQTNVPGIYAIGDVVRGAMLAHKAEEEGVFVAETIVGQKPHINYLLIPGVVYTWPEVAGVGYTEEQLKEQGKAYKTGNFPFRASGRARASMDLDGFVKVLADKETDEILGVHMIGPRIADLIAEAVTAMEFRASAEDVARMSHAHPTYAEAMKEACLAATENRAIHM from the coding sequence ATGAACCAATACGACGTTACCGTCATCGGCTCCGGGCCAGGCGGTTATGTGGCGGCTATCCGCTGCGCCCAGCTAGGCCTCAAAACTGCCCTGATTGAGAAGTACGACACCCTGGGCGGCACCTGCCTCAACGTGGGCTGCATCCCCAGCAAAGCGCTCCTCGATAGCACGGAGCATTTCCACAATGCCGGCCACACCTTCAAGGAGCATGGCATTGAGCTGAGCGACCTGCAGATCAATATGAACCAGCTCATCGACCGTAAAAACGGGGTGGTGAAGGCCAATACCGACGGCATTCAGTTCCTGATGAAGAAGAACAAAATCGACGTCATCAAAGGCGTGGGTTCGTTCGTGGATAAGAATCACATCAAAATTCAGCCCACCGCAGGCGGCGAAGAGCAGCAGATCGAGACGAAAAACGTCATCATTGCGACTGGCTCTAAGCCCACCGTGCTGCCCTTCATCAAGCAGGACAAGCAGCGCATTATCACCAGCACCGAGGCCCTGAACATTCGGGAGGTGCCTAAGCACATGATCGTGATTGGCGGCGGCGTAATCGGGCTGGAAATGGCTTCTGTGTACGCCCGCCTCGGCGCGAAAGTATCGGTGGTGGAGTTCATGGACTCCCTCATTCCAACCATGGACCGCGCCCTCGGCAAAGAGCTGAAGCGCATCCTGGGCAAAATCGGCATCGAGTTCTTCCTGAGCCACAAAGTAACCGGCGCTACCCGTGAGGGCGACGCCGTGACGGTAACCGCTACCAACCCGAAAGGCGAGGAAGTGAAGTTTGAAGGCGACTACTGTCTGGTGGCCGTGGGCCGCGTGCCCTACACCGCAGGCCTGAACCTAGAAGCTGCCGGCGTAGAAATGGAAGAGCGCGGCCGCATTAAGGTCGATGAGCACCTGCAAACCAACGTGCCTGGCATCTACGCCATCGGCGACGTGGTGCGCGGGGCTATGCTGGCCCACAAGGCTGAGGAAGAAGGCGTGTTCGTGGCCGAAACCATTGTAGGCCAGAAGCCGCACATCAACTACCTGCTCATCCCCGGCGTGGTGTACACCTGGCCGGAAGTGGCCGGCGTCGGCTACACCGAAGAGCAGCTGAAGGAGCAGGGCAAGGCCTACAAAACCGGCAACTTCCCCTTCCGCGCCTCGGGCCGCGCCCGCGCCTCTATGGACCTCGACGGCTTCGTGAAAGTCCTGGCCGACAAGGAAACCGACGAAATCCTGGGTGTGCACATGATCGGCCCCCGCATCGCCGACCTCATTGCCGAAGCCGTAACGGCCATGGAGTTCCGCGCCTCCGCCGAGGACGTAGCCCGCATGAGCCACGCCCACCCCACCTACGCTGAGGCCATGAAGGAAGCCTGCCTAGCCGCCACCGAGAACCGCGCGATTCACATGTAA
- a CDS encoding winged helix-turn-helix transcriptional regulator: MKTDQLLNSTCAMTRTMGVLGGKWKPLIIWGIGRRRIRFGQLAAHMPLISRKVLAEQLKELEEAGLILREAFNEVPPRVDYSLTENGLRLLPILKSLCDWTSSCEAAGTAASTDVPIAETGYNCAL; the protein is encoded by the coding sequence ATGAAAACTGACCAACTGCTGAACTCTACCTGCGCCATGACCCGCACCATGGGGGTACTCGGCGGGAAATGGAAGCCCCTTATCATCTGGGGAATAGGACGGCGCCGCATCCGGTTTGGGCAGCTGGCAGCCCACATGCCCCTGATATCGCGCAAGGTGCTAGCCGAGCAGCTCAAGGAGCTGGAAGAAGCGGGCCTGATTCTGCGCGAAGCCTTCAACGAGGTGCCACCCCGCGTAGATTATTCCCTTACTGAAAACGGACTGCGCCTGCTCCCCATCCTCAAATCCCTCTGCGACTGGACCAGCAGCTGCGAAGCCGCTGGAACCGCTGCTTCCACCGATGTCCCCATAGCGGAGACAGGATATAACTGCGCTTTATAA
- a CDS encoding SDR family NAD(P)-dependent oxidoreductase has product MKKLEGKVAVITGGNSGIGLATAKRFVEEGAYVFITGRRQQELDAAVQEIGRNVTGVQGDVANLADLDRLFATVQAEKGTLDIVFANAGGGELVPLGAITEEHYDRTFNSNVKGLLFTVQKALPLLKDGSSIILNASTTSIKGSEAFSVYSATKAAVRSFARNWTLDLKQRKIRVNALSPGPIDTPGLDGIGSTPEEKEQIKTHLVSTIPLGRLGDPDEIAKVASFLASDESSFITGIELFVDGGAAQI; this is encoded by the coding sequence ATGAAAAAGTTAGAAGGAAAAGTAGCTGTTATCACGGGCGGAAACAGCGGTATAGGCCTAGCCACGGCCAAACGGTTTGTAGAAGAAGGCGCCTACGTATTTATCACGGGCCGCCGCCAGCAGGAGCTGGACGCCGCAGTGCAGGAAATCGGCCGCAACGTAACCGGCGTGCAGGGCGACGTGGCCAACCTCGCCGACCTCGACCGGCTATTTGCCACCGTACAAGCCGAGAAAGGCACTCTCGATATTGTGTTTGCCAATGCCGGCGGCGGCGAGCTTGTCCCTCTGGGCGCCATCACCGAAGAACACTACGACAGAACTTTCAACAGCAACGTGAAGGGCCTGTTGTTTACGGTGCAAAAGGCTCTGCCTCTGCTGAAAGATGGCAGCTCCATTATCCTGAATGCGTCTACTACTTCCATCAAAGGCAGCGAGGCGTTCAGCGTGTACAGCGCTACCAAGGCAGCCGTACGCTCCTTCGCCCGCAACTGGACGCTGGACCTGAAGCAGCGTAAGATTCGGGTAAATGCCCTGAGCCCCGGCCCCATTGACACTCCCGGCCTCGATGGCATCGGCAGCACCCCAGAAGAAAAGGAGCAGATTAAGACGCACCTGGTCAGCACCATCCCCCTCGGCCGCCTAGGCGACCCGGATGAAATAGCCAAAGTCGCTTCCTTCCTCGCCTCCGATGAGAGCAGCTTCATCACGGGCATTGAGCTGTTCGTGGACGGCGGCGCCGCCCAGATATAG